Within Deinococcus sp. Leaf326, the genomic segment GCCGGGCGCGGTGCTGTACGCGGTCTGCACGCGCTCTCGCCTAGAGAGTGACACCGATGAGGAGGACGGCGGTGTTCCTGAGACAGCCCTGACCGTCCGAGTCAGTGGGGGCTCGGCCGGCGTGAAATACACCCTGCGGTCCGGCACGCCTATACCGGCCGACCATCCGGTCCACGCCGCTTTCGAGTCCAACCTGCCGATGAGGGAAGCGAGCTACGTGCCCTTCCGGTCCGGGCGCAAGATGCCGGCCGAGGTCGACGCTTTTCCGGTCCGGGGCCGCGTGATGGTCAGCTTCGACCTGACGGGGCGCAGCGGGACATGAGAGCAGCGCCCGTGCACAGCCTCACCTTCAGCTTCGCGGTACCCGGCGGCGAGAGGACCTCCCAGGGCTGGGTGCGGCGCTGGTCGGGGTGTAGCGTCATGGGCGTCCTGAACGTCACGCCCGACAGCTTCAGCGACGGTGGGCGACATGTCCTGCTGGAGTCGGCGCTCGCCTCGGCGCGTCAGATGCGTGATCAGGGTGTGCTGATGCTCGACATTGGGGGAGAAAGCACCCGTCCCGGCGCCGAGCCGGTGGAGGCGGCCGAGGAACTGGACCGCGTGCTGCCGCTCGTGCGGGCGTTGGCCTCAGAGGGCATTCTCCTCAGCGTGGACACCATGAAGCCGGAAGTTGCCGCCGAGGTGTTGAGGGCGGGTGCCCATCTTATCAATGACGTGGGCGGCCTGCGGGATTCCGCAATGCGCCGGGTCTGTGCCGAGGCGGGCGCGGCGGCCTGCATCATGCATATGCAGGGCGAGCCGCGCACCATGCAACACCGGCCCGAATACGGCGATGT encodes:
- the folP gene encoding dihydropteroate synthase, which encodes MRAAPVHSLTFSFAVPGGERTSQGWVRRWSGCSVMGVLNVTPDSFSDGGRHVLLESALASARQMRDQGVLMLDIGGESTRPGAEPVEAAEELDRVLPLVRALASEGILLSVDTMKPEVAAEVLRAGAHLINDVGGLRDSAMRRVCAEAGAAACIMHMQGEPRTMQHRPEYGDVVAEVQGFLRTQARLAEAEGVPSVLLDPGLGFGKTLDHNLALLRATTELSADSWPVLVAASRKRMIDTLAGVPNAAERDPGSLALHLDAARRGAALVRAHAAGAHVQALRVQAALLED